From the Lathyrus oleraceus cultivar Zhongwan6 chromosome 4, CAAS_Psat_ZW6_1.0, whole genome shotgun sequence genome, one window contains:
- the LOC127136553 gene encoding uncharacterized mitochondrial protein AtMg00860-like, translated as MVVFIDDILIYSKFDEEHAEHLKVVLQVLREKKLHAKFSKCELWLKEVIFLSHVISSGGIVVDPSKVDTVLQWETLKSVTEIKSFLSLVGYYRRLIEVFSRLSLPLSQLTQKGQAYVWDVKCEESFQEFKKKLTIAPVLTLLNPSVSLVVYYDASKIGLGGVLM; from the coding sequence ATGGTTGTATTCATCGACGACATCTTGATATATTCTAAGTTCGATGAAGAGCATGCAGAGCATCTAAAGGTTGTATTACAGGTGTTGAGAGAGAAGAAGCTTCATGCCAAGTTTTCCAAGTGTGAATTATGGTTAAAAGAAGTGATTTTTCTCAGTCATGTGATTTCTAGTGGGGGAATTGTTGTTGATCCATCAAAAGTCGATACGGTGTTACAGTGGGAAACTCTGAAGTCTGTTACAGAGATCAAAAGTTTTCTAAGCTTGGTTGGTTATTACAGGAGGTTAATCGAAGTTTTTTCAAGATTATCTTTGCCTTTGAGTCAGTTGACACAAAAGGGGCAAGCTTATGTTTGGGATGTGAAATGTGAGGAAAGTTTCCAAGAATTCAAGAAGAAGTTGACGATTGCTCCAGTGTTAACTTTGTTGAATCCAAGTGTGTCACTTGTGGTGTATTATGATGCGTCAAAGATAGGTTTGGGTGGTGTGCTAATGTAG